In Streptomyces capitiformicae, one genomic interval encodes:
- the ispG gene encoding flavodoxin-dependent (E)-4-hydroxy-3-methylbut-2-enyl-diphosphate synthase, with protein MTAVSLGVPAVPARPVAERRLSRLIQVGPVAVGGGAPVSVQSMTTTRTSDVGATLQQIAELTASGCQIVRVACPTQDDADALATIAAKSQIPVIADIHFQPKYVFAAIEAGCAAVRVNPGNIKQFDDKVKEIARAAKEHGTPIRIGVNAGSLDKRLLRKYGKATPEALVESALWEASLFEEHDFRDIKISVKHNDPVVMIEAYRQLAAQCDYPLHLGVTEAGPAFQGTIKSAVAFGALLSEGIGDTIRVSLSAPPAEEVKVGIQILESLNLRQRRLEIVSCPSCGRAQVDVYRLADEVTAGLEGMEVPLRVAVMGCVVNGPGEAREADLGVASGNGKGQIFVKGEVIRTVPESKIVETLIDEAMKIAEQMEKDGVASGEPAVTVS; from the coding sequence CCAGGTCGGGCCGGTGGCCGTCGGTGGCGGGGCCCCCGTATCCGTGCAGTCGATGACGACGACCCGCACGTCGGACGTCGGCGCCACGTTGCAGCAGATCGCGGAACTCACCGCGTCCGGCTGCCAGATCGTCCGGGTCGCCTGCCCCACGCAGGACGACGCGGACGCGCTCGCCACCATCGCCGCCAAGTCACAGATCCCGGTGATCGCGGACATCCACTTCCAGCCGAAGTACGTGTTCGCGGCGATCGAGGCCGGCTGTGCCGCGGTGCGGGTGAACCCCGGGAACATCAAGCAGTTCGACGACAAGGTCAAGGAGATCGCGCGGGCCGCGAAGGAGCACGGGACCCCCATCCGGATCGGGGTCAACGCCGGCTCGCTCGACAAGCGGCTCCTGCGGAAGTACGGCAAGGCGACCCCCGAGGCGCTGGTGGAGTCCGCGCTGTGGGAGGCGTCGCTCTTCGAGGAGCACGACTTCCGGGACATCAAGATCTCCGTCAAGCACAACGACCCGGTCGTGATGATCGAGGCGTACCGGCAGTTGGCGGCTCAGTGCGACTACCCCCTGCATCTGGGGGTGACCGAGGCCGGTCCCGCCTTCCAGGGGACCATCAAGTCCGCCGTCGCCTTCGGGGCGCTGCTCAGCGAGGGGATCGGCGACACGATCCGGGTCTCGTTGAGCGCCCCGCCCGCCGAGGAGGTCAAGGTCGGCATCCAGATCCTCGAGTCGCTGAATCTGCGGCAGCGGAGGCTGGAGATCGTGTCGTGTCCGTCGTGCGGGCGGGCCCAGGTCGATGTGTACCGGCTGGCGGACGAGGTGACCGCCGGTCTTGAGGGCATGGAGGTTCCGTTGCGGGTCGCGGTCATGGGCTGCGTCGTCAACGGGCCGGGAGAGGCGCGCGAGGCGGACCTGGGGGTCGCCTCCGGCAACGGTAAGGGGCAGATCTTCGTGAAGGGTGAGGTCATCAGGACCGTCCCCGAGTCGAAGATCGTGGAGACCCTCATCGACGAGGCGATGAAGATCGCCGAGCAGATGGAGAAGGACGGCGTCGCGTCGGGGGAGCCAGCGGTCACCGTGAGTTGA